A portion of the Lysinibacillus timonensis genome contains these proteins:
- a CDS encoding DUF4097 family beta strand repeat-containing protein, whose product MENERKRIIQLVENGTISAEEAIVLLEALSKEKESTQERVPITVRVEKEDNNKTEEPKFEKINREQKTKNNFEDMFNNMFNNKDSNKKMNEFIHDLKQDLSQFSNKVMDLMNTTFTKVKDFDFEFPFGDKVELTKTYEFNNEEVRGFEIDIPSGKIDVVKGEGNKVLVEANVKTALVNNDEEKTKADFEQQFITLKEGKLDITTPSKMANVSLRLVLPEKQYEVLILRLMNGGITLSQLDAKLIKIKTYNGGVKGNQVQFVNATINSGNGAIELRHITGDSLEAETVHGKIYVDGKVEEVEAESVNGTVVITTTSETARKIKANTVAGAVELYVPKTVAIEGQVSTNFGKADVSLPDITIHSIDDQFLNKTFRFEKKVEDAPKLKILGESRTGTIILRYTIQ is encoded by the coding sequence ATGGAAAATGAACGGAAACGCATCATCCAATTAGTCGAAAATGGAACAATCTCAGCAGAAGAGGCAATTGTTTTACTAGAGGCGTTATCAAAAGAAAAAGAATCCACTCAGGAACGAGTTCCAATAACGGTTCGCGTTGAGAAAGAAGATAATAACAAAACGGAAGAACCAAAATTCGAAAAAATAAATAGAGAACAAAAGACTAAAAATAACTTTGAAGATATGTTTAATAATATGTTTAATAATAAAGACTCAAACAAAAAAATGAATGAATTTATACATGATTTAAAACAAGATTTGTCCCAATTTAGTAATAAAGTAATGGACTTAATGAATACAACCTTTACGAAAGTGAAAGATTTCGACTTCGAATTTCCATTTGGTGATAAAGTAGAGCTAACGAAAACCTATGAATTTAACAACGAAGAAGTAAGAGGCTTTGAAATTGACATACCAAGCGGAAAGATTGATGTAGTTAAAGGTGAAGGGAATAAAGTTCTAGTTGAAGCTAATGTGAAAACAGCGCTCGTCAACAATGATGAAGAGAAAACAAAAGCAGACTTCGAACAACAGTTCATTACATTGAAGGAAGGAAAGTTAGACATTACCACACCTTCCAAAATGGCTAATGTTTCGCTGCGTTTAGTATTACCTGAAAAACAATATGAGGTGCTTATTTTACGATTAATGAATGGTGGTATTACGCTTTCACAATTGGATGCAAAGCTAATAAAAATTAAAACCTATAACGGTGGAGTAAAAGGTAATCAAGTCCAATTTGTTAATGCGACCATTAATAGTGGTAATGGAGCAATTGAATTACGCCACATTACAGGTGACAGCCTTGAAGCAGAAACAGTACATGGTAAGATTTATGTTGATGGGAAGGTTGAAGAAGTTGAAGCCGAATCTGTTAATGGTACAGTTGTCATTACAACAACTTCTGAGACTGCTCGTAAAATTAAAGCTAATACAGTAGCAGGTGCCGTCGAATTATATGTTCCTAAAACTGTAGCCATTGAAGGACAAGTTTCAACAAACTTTGGGAAAGCCGATGTTAGTTTACCGGATATTACAATCCATTCAATAGACGATCAATTTTTAAACAAAACATTCCGCTTCGAGAAAAAGGTAGAGGATGCTCCAAAGTTAAAAATATTAGGAGAATCACGAACTGGTACTATTATATTACGCTACACAATACAATAA
- the uvrA gene encoding excinuclease ABC subunit UvrA yields the protein MKNTEIVVQGARSNNLKDVDITIPRDKLVVITGLSGSGKSSLAFDTIYAEGQRRYVESLSAYARQFLGNVDKPDVDSIEGLSPAIAIDQKTTSRNPRSTVGTVTEIYDYFRLLFARIGKPICPNHGIEITSQTIQQMVDRLMEFPERTKMQLLAPIVSGKKGTHVKLLEDLKKQGFVRVRVDGEMRDLDDLIELDKNKKHDIEVVVDRVVVKEGVEVRLSDSLETACKLASGRVLVDVMEHEELLFSEHHACPICGFSIGELEPRMFSFNSPFGACPSCDGLGFKQEVDLDLIVPDWSKSLEEHAIAPWEPTSSQYYPQLLKSVCDHYNIPMNVPVSELPKEQMDKILYGSNGELIYFYYESDYGSIHNKKIEFEGVVRNVERRFRESSSEYVRDQMSKYMAEQKCPSCKGHRLRPESLAVKVEGLNISEATKHSIEDMYQFFSTLTLSEKDMQIARLIIREITQRLSFLINVGLDYLTLSRSAGTLSGGEAQRIRLATQIGSRLSGVLYILDEPSIGLHQRDNDRLISTLKDMRDLGNTLIVVEHDEDTMCAADYLIDVGPGAGVHGGEIVAAGTPNEVMDNEKSITGQYLSGKKFIPLPTERRKSDGRKLKIKGAKENNLKNVNVEIPLGQFVAVTGVSGSGKSTLVNEILYKSLAHNLNRSKIKPGAHREITGIEHLDKVIDIDQSPIGRTPRSNPATYTGVFDDIRDLFATTNEAKVRGYKKGRFSFNTKGGRCEACSGDGIIKIEMHFLPDVYVPCEVCHGKRYNRETLEVRYKEKNIAEVLDMTIEDAVKFFENVPKIHRKLQTIVDVGLGYMKLGQPATTLSGGEAQRVKLASELHRRSTGKSFYILDEPTTGLHVHDIARLLEVLQRLVENGDTVLVIEHNLDVIKTADYIIDLGPEGGDKGGTIIATGTPEKVAETEESYTGRYLKPILARDRKRMEQLLVEASSK from the coding sequence GTGAAAAACACAGAAATAGTTGTGCAAGGAGCACGATCTAATAATTTAAAAGACGTAGATATAACGATTCCAAGAGATAAGCTAGTCGTTATAACGGGGTTATCAGGCTCGGGGAAATCCTCTCTTGCCTTTGATACGATTTATGCGGAAGGACAACGTAGATACGTAGAATCACTATCTGCCTACGCACGTCAGTTTTTAGGCAATGTTGATAAGCCAGATGTTGATTCAATTGAAGGGCTATCACCTGCCATTGCGATTGATCAAAAAACAACAAGTCGTAATCCACGGTCTACTGTTGGAACCGTAACCGAGATTTACGATTATTTCCGTCTATTATTTGCTCGTATTGGAAAACCAATTTGTCCAAACCACGGGATTGAAATTACCTCACAGACAATTCAACAAATGGTAGATCGACTAATGGAATTTCCTGAACGAACAAAAATGCAACTTTTAGCGCCAATTGTTTCGGGGAAAAAAGGAACTCACGTAAAATTATTAGAAGACTTAAAAAAACAAGGGTTCGTCCGTGTACGAGTTGATGGCGAGATGCGTGATCTTGACGACCTAATCGAATTAGATAAAAACAAAAAACATGATATTGAAGTCGTTGTTGACCGTGTTGTCGTAAAAGAGGGCGTTGAAGTCCGTTTAAGTGACTCTCTTGAAACGGCGTGTAAATTAGCTAGTGGACGAGTTTTAGTTGATGTTATGGAGCATGAGGAATTGTTATTTAGTGAGCATCATGCGTGTCCAATTTGCGGATTCTCTATTGGTGAACTAGAACCACGTATGTTTTCATTTAATAGCCCGTTTGGTGCTTGTCCTTCATGTGATGGGCTTGGCTTTAAACAAGAAGTAGATCTTGATTTAATCGTTCCAGATTGGAGTAAATCATTAGAGGAACATGCGATTGCACCTTGGGAACCGACAAGCTCGCAGTACTACCCGCAATTATTAAAATCAGTTTGTGACCATTACAACATTCCGATGAATGTTCCAGTATCCGAGTTACCAAAGGAACAGATGGATAAAATCCTATATGGTTCAAATGGGGAACTCATTTATTTCTATTACGAAAGCGATTATGGTAGTATCCATAACAAAAAAATTGAATTTGAAGGCGTTGTTCGTAATGTTGAACGACGTTTCCGAGAATCATCATCAGAATATGTTCGCGACCAAATGAGTAAATATATGGCTGAGCAAAAATGTCCATCATGTAAAGGACATCGCTTAAGACCTGAATCTTTAGCAGTAAAAGTAGAAGGTCTAAACATCTCAGAAGCAACGAAACATTCTATTGAGGATATGTATCAATTTTTCTCAACACTTACATTGTCAGAAAAAGATATGCAAATTGCTCGATTAATTATCCGTGAAATCACTCAACGTTTAAGCTTCCTAATCAATGTCGGATTAGATTATCTAACATTATCACGTTCTGCAGGCACATTATCAGGTGGGGAAGCTCAGAGAATCCGGTTAGCAACACAAATTGGATCTCGTTTGTCGGGTGTACTTTATATATTAGATGAACCATCTATTGGATTACATCAACGTGATAATGATCGTCTAATTTCCACATTAAAGGATATGCGTGACTTAGGAAATACACTCATTGTTGTCGAACATGATGAAGATACAATGTGTGCTGCGGACTATTTGATTGACGTAGGGCCAGGAGCAGGTGTTCATGGTGGAGAAATAGTTGCAGCTGGCACACCTAATGAAGTAATGGACAACGAAAAATCGATTACTGGTCAATACTTAAGCGGGAAGAAATTTATACCTCTTCCAACTGAACGCCGTAAATCAGATGGACGAAAATTAAAGATTAAAGGCGCGAAAGAAAACAATTTGAAAAATGTCAATGTAGAAATACCACTAGGACAATTTGTTGCCGTAACAGGTGTTTCAGGTTCTGGTAAATCAACACTTGTCAATGAAATCCTCTATAAATCATTAGCACACAACTTAAACCGTTCTAAAATTAAACCGGGTGCACATAGGGAAATAACAGGTATCGAGCATTTAGATAAAGTGATTGATATTGACCAATCGCCAATTGGTCGAACGCCACGATCCAACCCTGCTACGTATACAGGTGTATTTGATGATATCCGAGATTTATTTGCTACGACAAACGAAGCAAAAGTCCGAGGTTATAAAAAAGGACGCTTTAGCTTTAATACAAAAGGTGGGCGTTGTGAAGCGTGTAGTGGCGATGGAATAATCAAAATTGAAATGCACTTTTTACCTGATGTATATGTTCCTTGTGAAGTTTGTCATGGTAAACGTTATAATCGTGAAACATTAGAAGTTCGCTATAAAGAAAAAAATATTGCTGAAGTTTTAGATATGACCATTGAAGATGCAGTAAAGTTTTTCGAAAATGTTCCTAAAATTCATCGTAAACTTCAAACGATTGTCGATGTAGGTCTTGGCTATATGAAGCTTGGACAACCTGCAACCACATTGTCGGGAGGAGAGGCTCAACGGGTTAAACTTGCTTCTGAGCTTCATCGACGTTCAACGGGGAAATCCTTTTACATTTTGGACGAACCAACAACAGGACTACATGTCCATGATATTGCACGACTTCTTGAAGTGCTTCAAAGGCTTGTCGAGAATGGCGATACGGTTCTCGTTATTGAACATAATCTGGATGTCATTAAAACAGCGGATTATATTATCGATCTAGGTCCTGAAGGTGGCGATAAAGGTGGTACAATTATTGCAACAGGAACACCTGAAAAAGTTGCAGAAACAGAAGAATCCTATACAGGCCGTTATCTAAAACCAATCTTAGCTCGTGATCGTAAACGGATGGAGCAGCTACTTGTTGAGGCAAGTAGTAAATAA
- the ftsX gene encoding permease-like cell division protein FtsX, protein MKGRTLRRHFRESLKSLGRNGWMTFASVSAVTVTLLLVGVFAVIMLNLNNTATTLEEDVEIKVLIDIIDDETEAKAAEEKLVKQVENLQGVSEVVFSSKDQELQYLIEDYGEIYKLYEQSNPLRSVLYVKASDPHETATIAQKIEKFDNIHNVIYGEGKVEKLFGFLETARNIGLVLILGLLFTAIFLISNTIRITIIARKDAIEIMKLVGATNSFVRIPFLLEGMWLGVLGSVIPMAIVSIVYSNFYQTLAPKLQGELIELLPVSPLIWQVNGLILVLGMFIGIWGSFMSVRKFLKA, encoded by the coding sequence ATGAAGGGTAGGACATTACGTCGCCATTTTCGCGAGAGCTTAAAATCACTTGGGCGAAATGGCTGGATGACATTTGCATCTGTTAGTGCAGTCACGGTAACCCTTTTACTTGTTGGCGTATTTGCAGTCATCATGTTAAATCTTAATAATACTGCAACTACTTTAGAAGAAGATGTAGAAATAAAAGTTCTAATAGACATTATTGACGACGAAACCGAAGCTAAAGCTGCGGAAGAAAAACTAGTTAAGCAAGTAGAAAATTTACAAGGAGTTTCAGAAGTTGTTTTCTCCTCAAAAGATCAAGAGTTGCAATATTTAATAGAAGATTACGGAGAAATCTACAAATTGTATGAGCAAAGTAACCCTTTGCGAAGTGTACTTTATGTAAAGGCTAGTGATCCGCATGAAACGGCAACTATCGCACAAAAAATCGAAAAGTTTGACAACATACATAACGTTATCTACGGTGAGGGAAAGGTTGAAAAACTTTTTGGATTTTTAGAAACTGCTAGAAATATAGGTTTAGTTTTAATACTAGGTCTTCTTTTCACTGCTATTTTCTTAATTTCAAATACGATTCGAATTACGATTATTGCGCGAAAAGATGCGATTGAGATTATGAAACTAGTAGGGGCAACCAATTCGTTTGTTCGTATCCCATTCCTATTGGAAGGAATGTGGCTTGGAGTCCTAGGATCAGTTATTCCAATGGCCATTGTATCCATTGTTTACTCTAACTTTTACCAAACGTTAGCACCAAAATTACAAGGCGAGTTAATTGAGTTACTACCTGTTTCACCATTAATTTGGCAAGTAAATGGGTTGATCCTTGTGCTTGGAATGTTCATTGGTATATGGGGAAGCTTTATGTCTGTCCGTAAGTTTTTAAAGGCTTAG
- a CDS encoding peroxiredoxin encodes MKKSILGIIVILVLVVIMISGYIRNEMEASEKVNQQSQIQGYEVDLEKGEFGIKKGQIAPDFTLPTLTGETLTLSDLKGKRVLLNFWATWCPPCKKEMPDLQKYYEQYAELDNVEIVAVNLTYTDSSIDDVALFADSYGLTFPIPLMEDKTIGEPYQILTIPSTFMIDTEGKIQRQIVGPLNVDSIREYVSQLN; translated from the coding sequence ATGAAAAAATCTATACTTGGCATTATTGTCATATTAGTACTAGTCGTAATAATGATTAGTGGATATATAAGAAATGAAATGGAAGCAAGTGAAAAGGTTAATCAACAATCTCAAATTCAAGGCTATGAAGTGGATTTAGAAAAAGGTGAATTTGGAATAAAAAAGGGGCAAATTGCACCGGATTTTACACTACCTACTTTGACCGGTGAAACGTTGACTTTGTCAGATTTAAAAGGGAAAAGGGTATTGTTGAATTTCTGGGCGACATGGTGTCCACCTTGTAAAAAGGAAATGCCAGATTTGCAAAAATACTACGAGCAGTATGCTGAACTTGATAATGTAGAAATTGTTGCCGTCAACTTAACTTATACTGACAGTTCAATTGACGATGTTGCATTATTTGCGGATAGCTATGGCCTGACGTTTCCCATTCCATTAATGGAGGATAAAACGATTGGGGAGCCATATCAAATACTTACGATACCTTCTACTTTTATGATTGATACGGAAGGGAAAATTCAGCGTCAAATCGTTGGGCCATTAAATGTTGATTCGATTCGCGAATACGTTAGTCAATTGAATTAG
- the ftsE gene encoding cell division ATP-binding protein FtsE: MISMKDVYKKYPNGVVAANGISVDINQGEFVYVVGPSGAGKSTFIKMMYSEEKPTSGDVIINGKNIAKLKNKQIPLFRRELGVVFQDFKLLPKLSVFENVAFALEVIEEHPKVIKRRVMDVLDLVGLRHKMRMFPSELSGGEQQRVSIARSIVNVPKVVIADEPTGNLDPDNSWEIMKIFEEINTRGTTIVMATHNKEIVNTIRKRVITIEAGMIARDVDGGDYGYEG, translated from the coding sequence ATGATTTCGATGAAAGATGTATATAAAAAATACCCGAATGGTGTCGTTGCGGCAAATGGTATTTCTGTCGATATAAACCAAGGGGAATTTGTGTATGTTGTTGGTCCGAGTGGTGCTGGGAAATCAACATTCATTAAAATGATGTATAGCGAAGAAAAGCCGACATCTGGTGATGTAATTATAAATGGAAAAAATATAGCAAAGTTAAAAAATAAACAAATTCCACTTTTTCGCCGTGAACTGGGCGTTGTATTCCAAGACTTTAAGCTTTTACCAAAATTAAGTGTTTTCGAGAATGTAGCGTTTGCCCTGGAAGTTATTGAAGAACATCCTAAAGTCATTAAAAGGCGTGTAATGGATGTGCTTGATTTAGTTGGCCTTCGTCACAAAATGCGTATGTTTCCGAGTGAATTATCTGGTGGGGAGCAACAAAGGGTTTCAATAGCCCGTTCTATTGTTAATGTACCGAAAGTAGTTATTGCGGACGAGCCTACAGGAAATCTTGACCCCGATAATTCTTGGGAAATTATGAAAATTTTTGAGGAAATTAATACTCGTGGTACAACCATTGTCATGGCAACTCACAACAAGGAAATTGTAAATACAATTCGTAAGCGCGTAATTACCATTGAGGCTGGTATGATTGCTCGGGATGTTGACGGAGGTGACTACGGTTATGAAGGGTAG
- a CDS encoding murein hydrolase activator EnvC, with translation MKKIFQNRFHFFVATIALLLIVQVPITYATSLSDLKSQKSEVEQQKSELNSEIKEKDKEINSIESKLDQLLAQIQTLSQEITTTNQDIAAVNADIEEANQNIATLEEEITILQEKIDQRDELLQERARAIQENGTVSYVDVLLGANSFVDFIDRFSAVNTLIEADRQIMQEQLDDQKLLEEQKLVLENTKKKLEEQQAELERLKESLSSQKAEKDKYMNELEVEQEKLSKEKQLLEEEYSEYLDLSKELQQKIIQEQQRQLEALKAQNGGSIPNTSDGTFMKPTNGRLTSPWGWRNLGYGAEFHYGIDLANSSGTPILASAGGVITYAAPLSTYGNCIIVTHSINGELYTTVYAHLSTIQVSVGQTVEKGQQIGLMGSTGRSTGPHLHFEIHTGAWQGQKAGNVNPLNYISL, from the coding sequence ATGAAAAAAATCTTTCAAAATCGATTTCATTTCTTTGTCGCAACAATAGCACTTCTATTAATTGTTCAAGTTCCTATTACATATGCGACTAGCTTATCAGATTTGAAAAGCCAAAAAAGTGAAGTTGAGCAACAAAAAAGTGAGCTAAATTCTGAAATCAAAGAAAAAGATAAAGAAATCAATTCTATTGAGAGCAAATTAGATCAGCTTCTTGCTCAAATTCAAACGTTAAGCCAAGAAATTACAACAACTAATCAAGATATAGCAGCTGTTAATGCTGATATTGAAGAAGCCAATCAAAATATTGCTACGTTAGAAGAAGAGATTACCATTTTACAAGAAAAAATTGATCAACGCGATGAACTTCTACAAGAGCGTGCACGTGCTATTCAAGAAAATGGGACAGTAAGTTATGTCGATGTACTACTTGGAGCAAATAGTTTTGTAGATTTTATCGACCGTTTCTCTGCAGTCAATACATTAATTGAAGCAGACCGTCAAATTATGCAAGAACAATTAGATGATCAAAAATTGTTAGAAGAACAAAAACTAGTTTTAGAAAACACGAAAAAGAAACTGGAAGAACAGCAAGCAGAGTTAGAAAGATTGAAAGAATCTTTAAGTTCACAAAAAGCAGAAAAAGATAAATATATGAATGAACTAGAAGTTGAACAAGAGAAGCTAAGTAAAGAAAAACAATTGTTAGAAGAAGAGTACTCGGAATACTTAGATTTAAGTAAAGAGTTACAACAAAAAATTATTCAGGAACAACAACGCCAACTTGAAGCGTTAAAAGCTCAAAATGGTGGTTCCATTCCAAATACATCAGATGGAACTTTCATGAAACCGACAAATGGTCGTTTAACTAGTCCATGGGGTTGGCGTAACTTAGGTTATGGTGCAGAGTTCCACTATGGTATTGACTTGGCTAATAGCTCTGGAACACCAATCCTAGCTTCTGCTGGAGGCGTGATCACCTATGCAGCTCCTTTATCCACTTACGGAAATTGTATCATCGTCACACATTCAATAAACGGTGAACTTTATACAACCGTTTATGCACATTTAAGTACAATCCAAGTAAGTGTTGGACAAACTGTTGAAAAAGGGCAACAAATCGGTTTAATGGGAAGTACAGGCCGTTCAACTGGACCGCACTTACACTTTGAAATTCATACAGGTGCATGGCAAGGACAAAAGGCAGGAAATGTGAATCCGTTAAATTATATCTCTTTATAA
- a CDS encoding S41 family peptidase yields MRKGRIFLLLGMILFIITLIVVWQKWNSPGQQEVKISEKPVIDEVYSLISEKSVYSISDDALVEGALRGMTNALEDPYSTYYTEKEAALHKQSLAGQRVGIGIEVTEKNGKFVVVAPVKSSPAEKAGIRPFDEIVQVDETRVDGKTLGELLELIQGEAGQEVTLVLYRPSTERHIKVTLERMEMKNDTVEADVIELEEAKVGYISISLFGEKTADEWFEATNQLISQNVDGFIVDLRDNPGGYLHSVAAIVSSLQKEGQVFAYMQNGEGAMEPLHTSRIEGDQSYLDRMSDIPILVLQNEGSASASEVLAGAVQSWDRATIIGAQSFGKGTVQETWDLQNGGELKLSTNKWLTPKREWIHGKGIAADIEVEQHPLFLLEVIPLSGQFEEGDFSEEVSYVQKVLNGLGYTVSRTDGFFDAETAEAVELYRDRNQLNDGKVINDELFESIRDQVTSYKEDAQHDLQLQMGLSVMVHIVEGEF; encoded by the coding sequence TTGCGAAAAGGTCGAATTTTTTTATTGCTTGGAATGATATTATTTATTATTACTTTAATAGTTGTCTGGCAAAAGTGGAATAGTCCTGGACAACAAGAAGTGAAAATTAGCGAGAAGCCTGTTATTGATGAAGTGTATTCATTAATATCTGAAAAGTCGGTTTATAGTATTTCTGACGATGCTTTAGTGGAAGGTGCTCTTAGAGGAATGACCAATGCATTAGAGGACCCATATAGCACCTATTATACAGAGAAGGAAGCTGCGTTGCATAAGCAATCACTTGCAGGTCAACGTGTTGGTATAGGGATTGAAGTAACAGAGAAAAATGGCAAGTTTGTTGTCGTGGCTCCTGTGAAATCTTCGCCTGCAGAAAAGGCTGGAATTCGTCCATTCGATGAAATTGTACAAGTTGATGAAACGAGAGTGGATGGTAAGACCTTAGGAGAGTTATTAGAATTAATTCAAGGTGAAGCCGGACAAGAAGTGACACTAGTCTTATATCGTCCAAGCACTGAACGTCATATTAAAGTGACACTAGAAAGAATGGAAATGAAAAATGATACGGTAGAAGCTGATGTTATAGAATTAGAAGAAGCAAAGGTAGGTTATATCTCCATTTCTTTGTTTGGTGAGAAAACGGCGGATGAATGGTTTGAAGCAACAAATCAATTAATCTCTCAAAATGTTGATGGATTTATTGTAGATTTACGGGATAATCCAGGTGGGTATTTACATAGTGTCGCAGCCATTGTTAGTAGTCTTCAAAAAGAAGGTCAAGTATTTGCTTATATGCAAAATGGTGAAGGAGCTATGGAACCATTACACACTTCCAGAATTGAGGGAGATCAGTCTTATTTAGATAGAATGTCTGACATTCCAATCCTAGTACTTCAAAATGAAGGAAGTGCTTCCGCAAGTGAAGTTCTAGCAGGTGCAGTTCAAAGTTGGGATCGAGCTACGATTATTGGCGCCCAAAGTTTTGGTAAGGGAACAGTGCAAGAAACTTGGGATTTACAAAATGGCGGGGAACTAAAGCTCTCCACGAATAAATGGTTAACACCAAAAAGAGAATGGATTCATGGTAAAGGTATTGCGGCAGATATTGAAGTTGAACAACATCCATTATTTTTACTAGAGGTTATCCCATTATCTGGCCAATTTGAAGAGGGCGACTTTAGTGAAGAAGTTTCATATGTTCAAAAGGTTTTAAATGGTCTTGGCTATACAGTTAGCAGAACAGATGGATTTTTTGATGCGGAAACAGCAGAAGCAGTTGAATTATACCGTGACCGTAACCAATTAAACGATGGAAAAGTGATAAATGACGAGCTATTTGAGAGTATTCGAGACCAAGTCACATCATATAAAGAAGACGCACAACACGATTTACAACTCCAAATGGGGTTAAGTGTCATGGTGCATATTGTAGAAGGCGAGTTTTAA
- the uvrB gene encoding excinuclease ABC subunit UvrB — MTFELQSPYEPSGDQPEAIKQLVQGLKEGKRHQTLLGATGTGKTFTISNVIKEINKPTLVIAHNKTLAGQLYSEFKQFFPNNAVEYFVSYYDYYQPEAYVPQTDTYIEKDASINDEIDKLRHSATSSLFERDDVVIIASVSCIYGLGNPEEYRELVLSIRKGMEIERNQLLRKLVDIQYERNDVNFIRGTFRVRGDVVEIFPASRDEHCLRVEFFGDEVDRIREVDALTGEIIGEREHVAIYPASHFVTREEKMKKAIENIEKELEEQLAKMRSEDKLLEAQRLEQRTNYDLEMMREMGFCSGIENYSRHLTLREAGATPYTLLDYFPKDFLLVVDESHVTLPQVRGMYNGDQARKSVLVDHGFRLPSALDNRPLKFEEFEQHIHQAIYVSATPGPYELEHTPEMVEQIIRPTGLLDPTIDVRPIEGQIDDLIDEIQARTQKNERVLVTTLTKKMAEDLTDYFKEMGIKVEYLHSEIKTLERIEIIRELRKGTYDVLVGINLLREGLDIPEVSLVAILDADKEGFLRSERSLIQTIGRAARNENGHVIMYADNMTDSMRKALDETKRRRTIQEQYNTEHGITPKTIQKKIPDLIRATQAAEEEETYVTKVTKGKKLTKSELKELIAKLEEEMKEAAKALDFERAAELRDTIFELKVEG; from the coding sequence ATGACATTTGAATTGCAATCCCCATACGAACCGAGTGGTGATCAACCAGAAGCCATTAAACAGCTTGTACAAGGCTTAAAGGAAGGTAAACGCCATCAAACTTTACTTGGTGCAACAGGTACAGGAAAAACATTCACCATCTCAAACGTTATTAAAGAAATTAACAAACCTACTCTAGTTATTGCTCACAACAAAACACTTGCTGGTCAACTATACAGCGAATTCAAACAATTTTTCCCAAACAATGCAGTTGAATATTTTGTAAGTTACTATGATTACTACCAACCAGAGGCGTATGTTCCGCAAACCGATACGTATATCGAAAAAGATGCAAGTATTAATGACGAGATCGATAAACTACGACACTCTGCAACATCCTCGTTATTTGAACGAGATGATGTAGTCATCATTGCTTCAGTATCTTGTATATACGGTTTGGGGAATCCGGAAGAATACCGTGAGTTAGTTTTATCCATCCGAAAGGGAATGGAAATAGAACGCAATCAACTATTAAGAAAGCTCGTTGACATACAGTACGAACGAAATGACGTCAACTTTATCCGTGGAACATTCAGGGTAAGAGGTGACGTTGTCGAAATCTTCCCTGCTTCACGTGATGAACACTGCCTACGAGTAGAATTCTTCGGTGACGAGGTTGATCGTATTCGTGAAGTGGATGCCCTCACAGGAGAAATAATAGGCGAACGTGAACACGTAGCGATTTACCCAGCATCTCACTTTGTAACACGTGAAGAGAAAATGAAAAAAGCCATTGAAAACATTGAAAAAGAATTAGAAGAACAACTAGCAAAAATGCGTTCTGAGGACAAATTGTTAGAAGCTCAACGATTAGAACAACGAACAAATTATGATTTAGAAATGATGCGCGAAATGGGATTCTGCTCAGGAATTGAGAACTATTCAAGACATTTAACATTACGAGAAGCAGGCGCAACACCATATACATTGCTAGACTATTTTCCAAAAGATTTCTTACTTGTAGTGGATGAAAGTCACGTCACATTGCCACAGGTTCGTGGGATGTACAACGGTGACCAAGCGAGAAAAAGTGTTTTAGTGGATCATGGTTTCCGTTTACCATCCGCACTAGATAACAGACCATTAAAATTTGAGGAATTCGAGCAACACATTCATCAAGCAATCTATGTTTCTGCTACACCTGGACCATATGAACTGGAGCATACACCAGAAATGGTCGAGCAAATTATACGACCAACTGGATTGTTAGATCCTACCATTGACGTTCGTCCGATAGAAGGACAAATTGACGATTTAATTGATGAAATTCAAGCTCGAACACAGAAAAATGAACGCGTCCTCGTAACAACATTAACGAAGAAGATGGCTGAGGACTTAACAGATTACTTTAAAGAGATGGGCATTAAGGTTGAATACTTACACTCTGAAATTAAAACGTTAGAGCGTATTGAGATTATCCGTGAACTTCGAAAAGGAACTTATGATGTGCTAGTCGGAATCAACTTACTCCGTGAAGGTTTAGACATCCCAGAAGTATCACTTGTTGCTATTCTAGACGCTGATAAAGAAGGATTTTTACGTTCGGAGCGTTCTTTAATCCAGACAATAGGACGTGCTGCCCGAAACGAAAATGGTCATGTTATTATGTATGCCGATAATATGACAGATTCGATGAGAAAGGCGCTTGACGAAACGAAACGCCGTCGTACGATCCAAGAACAATATAATACTGAGCATGGTATCACACCGAAAACAATACAGAAGAAAATACCGGATTTAATCCGTGCAACACAGGCCGCTGAAGAGGAAGAAACGTACGTTACAAAAGTAACAAAAGGAAAGAAATTAACAAAGTCAGAGCTAAAAGAGTTAATAGCAAAGCTCGAAGAAGAGATGAAAGAAGCGGCCAAAGCGCTTGACTTTGAACGTGCTGCTGAATTACGAGATACGATATTTGAACTGAAGGTAGAAGGGTGA